In Aedes albopictus strain Foshan chromosome 3, AalbF5, whole genome shotgun sequence, the genomic window TCGGCTTCCGAACGGTTCGGATTATTACTACTTCAAAGGGATTCCGTACGCGCGGCCTCCCGTCGGAGATCTGCGTTTTGAACCGCCTGTTCCGCTGGATAAGTTTCCGGCGACGGTGCTGGATTGCTCACAGGAGCGAAGCAACTATGTAGGGATGAATCTGCTGACGAGGAAGATCAGCGGAAGGGAGGACGGACTGTACTTGAACGTGTATACTCCGGCGTTGCCGGTGCGTGGACAGGTGGAACCGAAGCTTCCGGTGATGGTGTTTATCCACGGAGGTGGCTTGATCGGCGGAAGCGGAGATAGCTTGCTGTACAATCCGAACTACATGGTGCAAGAAGGTGTGGTGTTCGTTACCATGAATTATCGGGTGGGAGTGCTGGGGTTGTTGTGTCTACCGGAGGCTGGCATTCATGGGAATGGCGACTTGAAGGATCAGGTAGGTGTTGGTGATTTAATCAGTTCCAAAACGGTAACACTGTGTTCCCTTACAGCTCATGGCCCTTCGGTGGGTCAACGAGAACATCAGCAAGTTCGGTGGCGATCCCTCCAACGTAACTTTGTTCGGTTCCAGTTCAGGGGGAAGCTGCGTTGGGCTGCACTGTATGTCGGACACCTCCAAAAAGTACTTCCACAAGGCCATTATGCAGTGTGGTCACCACATGTGTGATTTCACTTATGGAACTGAGATGGTACAGAAGGCTAGAGACCTGGCAAAGCTCTTCGGGTACACGGGAAGTTGCGACAAGGAGGCGTTACAAGTGTTGAAGAATGTGTCGGCCGAGCAGTTGGTTCAGAGACAGTTCGAAGTGTTCACGCCAAGGGAACGTAAACTGGAAGAAGCCTATGGCATCCCATTTGCGCATGTCATTGAACGACGTGGTACTAAGGATGCTGTTCTCACGAAGAACCCAATGGAGCTTATTAGGACTCCTGGAAGCTTCAATATGCCGATTATAATCGGAACAAACGACGCGGAAGGTTCCTTCGAGTTGA contains:
- the LOC109402157 gene encoding esterase B1-like, giving the protein MVMRRSTTGGDPTATLNRKIVTLRQGMVNGVRDRLPNGSDYYYFKGIPYARPPVGDLRFEPPVPLDKFPATVLDCSQERSNYVGMNLLTRKISGREDGLYLNVYTPALPVRGQVEPKLPVMVFIHGGGLIGGSGDSLLYNPNYMVQEGVVFVTMNYRVGVLGLLCLPEAGIHGNGDLKDQLMALRWVNENISKFGGDPSNVTLFGSSSGGSCVGLHCMSDTSKKYFHKAIMQCGHHMCDFTYGTEMVQKARDLAKLFGYTGSCDKEALQVLKNVSAEQLVQRQFEVFTPRERKLEEAYGIPFAHVIERRGTKDAVLTKNPMELIRTPGSFNMPIIIGTNDAEGSFELKNAIQHLEDYDKEVERLVPRSFNVDFFSPAAKQVGEEIKQLFFDGKPIAETNIQDLSRYISEKNSITSYVLAYFGSFVQKNPNIYQFFFTFDGALNNGKTIAKLPPLKGAGHMDELFYVFTSATLAEVPESDKAYQVRQTMVRLWTNFAKYSDPTPASKSTFPFRWEPVALLNPGEEKSFDMRYLKIDHTPQMSTYDSERLSLWLRLHEKYNGHITNLPYPIDDMNLPEATLK